A single genomic interval of Sceloporus undulatus isolate JIND9_A2432 ecotype Alabama chromosome 2, SceUnd_v1.1, whole genome shotgun sequence harbors:
- the CUTA gene encoding protein CutA has product MGVPYCGWGPLHFASIVPLVPQVLLLSLPLLMTALLQPLSASHRLLASFFSASASPSPAASMASTAGPEAPTSASSTYTPGTLSAAFVTCPNQMVAREIARAVVEKRLAACVNLVPQITSIYEWKGKIEEDSEVLLMIKTRSSRVSALAEFIRKIHPYEVAEVIAVPIQEGNPPYLRWVEEAVPEEKPPQ; this is encoded by the exons ATGGGGGTCCCGTATTGTGGGTGGGGCCCCCTCCATTTTGCCTCCATTGTTCCCCTTGTGCCGCaggtcctcctcctctctctgccgCTGCTGATGACCGCACTCCTTCAGCCTCTTTCCGCCTCCCATCGCCTCCTGGCCTCTTTCTTCTCAGCCTCCGCTTCGCCTTCTCCTGCTGCCTCCATGGCCTCCACGGCTGGACCTGAGGCCCCCACATCCGCCTCCTCCACCTACACCCCCGGGACCCTCTCAGCCGCCTTCGTCACCTGCCCCAACCAGATGGTCGCCAGGGAGATCGCCAG GGCGGTTGTGGAGAAGCGGCTGGCGGCCTGCGTGAACCTCGTCCCCCAAATCACCTCCAT CTATGAATGGAAAGGGAAGATCGAAGAGGACTCAGAGGTCCTGCTG ATGATCAAAACCCGCAGTTCCCGCGTCTCCGCCTTGGCCGAATTCATCCG GAAGATCCACCCGTATGAAGTCGCCGAGGTGATCGCGGTCCCAATCCAGGAGGGCAACCCCCCGTACTTGCGGTGGGTCGAGGAGGCCGTTCCGGAGGAGAAGCCCCCCCAGTGA